The window TGAGCATGAACGGATCTACTCCAACCTCCAAGAAGTCTCCCTCAGCACCCTCTAGGAACCAACCGATCACATGATCCACGAATATCATGGCAGTGAGCGCCCAAAAAGCGAGTGCGAGATGACCATAACGGTTCACTCCCGGTTTATTGATCCAAGCGAAGGTTGCTACTAAAGCGCAAATCGCTGCTATAACTAGCCACATTTTTGCTTATTCCTCCATAGTGTTACTTTTTGTAAAAAAGTATGCAATATATAAAAATTTACCAAATAATAGCATTAAAAACTGAGTGTTTTAACATGTTTATTGCACTTTTTATCCAATAATATATAAATATATCTAATTCAACAGACAGCAAGAAAAAGGCAGATATGATGTCAAAAAATATGTCGGTATGTCGTGTCTTTCAAACGTTACTTTGATAATCCTCTTCTTCTTCCATATATTACGCGCACGTGAACCCGTAGATATCTTTATATTAAGGACCAGTATACAACGGCTTACCCAATGTCGGGAGAGTCAGAAATATGACAACAGCAAAGACAAACCCCCAGTTGGTTGCCACGATCGATAATCTGAAGGCAATCACAAGGGACAACAACGCTGCTATCTGGCGAGACATCGCGCTTAGGCTCGAGAAACCCAAGAGGAACTGGGCCGAAGCGAATCTCAGCAAAATCGAGAGGTATGCCAAGGACGGAGAGACAATCCTCGTCCCCGGTAAAGTTCTCGCAGCAGGTAGCATCAGCAAGAAGGTAACAGTAGCCGCATACAGCTTCAGCGATGCTGCCGCGAAAGCAATCGTAGCCGCTGGCGGAAAGACGCTGTCCATCGAGGATCTCGCAAAGGAGAACCCCAAGGGAACCGGTGTCAGGATCATGAGGTGATTTGGATGGTTACAGTTATCGACGGAAGGAACCTCATTCACGGAAGGCTTGCAGCCATTGTCGCGAAGAGGATCATGGACGGCGAGGAGATCGTTGTCCTCAACGCAGAGGCCATTGTCATCACCGGTAAGAAGGAGAACACCTTCGCCGACTTCAAGGCAAAGGTCGACCGCGGAGACACCACCAAGAGGAAAGGACCGTTCTACCCCCGCAGGGCAGACCTCCTGTTCAAGAGGTGCGTCAGAGGAATGATCCCCTGGACATCCACCAGCGGAAGGGACGCTTACAGGAGACTCCACGTCTTCGTCGGAACACCCAAACAGTTCCAGGACGTTGAGACGGAGAGGCCTGAGGGCGCAGTCAAGAAGATCGGCGGATACTACACAACCCTGGGAGCCGTATCCAAATACCTGGGTTCAAAAGTGAGATGATTCCATGGTTGAGTGCGTAAACACAAGTGGAAAGAGAAAGACCGCGATCGCAAGGGCTGTCGTCAAGGCAGGTACCGGAAAGGTCACCATCAACAAGGTCCCTATTGAGGTCTTCACGCCTGAACTTGCAAGGCTCAAGATCGAGGAGCCCCTCGGTCTCGTTCCTGAGAAGGCAGAGAAAGTCGACATCGCTGTCGTTGTGAACGGCGGAGGAGTCATGGGACAGGCAGC is drawn from Thermoplasmata archaeon and contains these coding sequences:
- the rplM gene encoding 50S ribosomal protein L13, with the translated sequence MVTVIDGRNLIHGRLAAIVAKRIMDGEEIVVLNAEAIVITGKKENTFADFKAKVDRGDTTKRKGPFYPRRADLLFKRCVRGMIPWTSTSGRDAYRRLHVFVGTPKQFQDVETERPEGAVKKIGGYYTTLGAVSKYLGSKVR
- a CDS encoding 50S ribosomal protein L18e, which translates into the protein MTTAKTNPQLVATIDNLKAITRDNNAAIWRDIALRLEKPKRNWAEANLSKIERYAKDGETILVPGKVLAAGSISKKVTVAAYSFSDAAAKAIVAAGGKTLSIEDLAKENPKGTGVRIMR
- a CDS encoding 30S ribosomal protein S9, encoding MVECVNTSGKRKTAIARAVVKAGTGKVTINKVPIEVFTPELARLKIEEPLGLVPEKAEKVDIAVVVNGGGVMGQAAAARTAIARGLVQFYKDDELEAVFRAYDRTLIINDDRRKLPKNPQGPGARAKKQKSYR